From Molothrus ater isolate BHLD 08-10-18 breed brown headed cowbird chromosome 8, BPBGC_Mater_1.1, whole genome shotgun sequence, a single genomic window includes:
- the TMEM254 gene encoding transmembrane protein 254: protein MAAAAAERGRDGSCHFQRSRLIWMVAIIFGMVVLGWVTLWPSTIPYSYLGLFGTFLNYLVEHHHKWVCYGFWISWLIHIVEALYGIKLCQAKGITDPAVQFQWFVQTLLFGYASFGLLVSYKPADKKQY, encoded by the exons atggcggcggcggcggcggagcgcggCCGCGATGGCAGCTGCCACTTCCAGCGCTCCCGGCTCATCTGGATGGTCGCCATCATCTTCGGCATGGTCGTCCTCGGC tgggtAACACTTTGGCCTTCAACTATACCTTATAGTTACTTGGGATTATTTGGTACCTTCCTTAATTATTTAGTGGAACACCACCACAAATGGGTATGCTACGG GTTCTGGATATCCTGGTTGATTCACATAGTGGAAGCCCTCTACGGTATTAAGTTATGCCA AGCTAAAGGAATCACTGACCCAGCTGTTCAGTTTCAGTGGTTTGTTCAGACCCTTTTATTTGGATATGCTTCCTTCGGTCTCCTGGTGTCTTACAAGCCTGCAGACAAGAAGCAGTACTAG